The genomic stretch AATAAGCTTTGGTTCTAAAACAACATCAAGGTTTATGTTAAATATCCCATCCAATTAGCCCCTAAAACTCATGGAAAGCTTTCTGGTCACAATTAATGAGCCCAGCAGTCACAGACAAGAACAAAGGGATGCATTTGACCAGGGGCTATGCAAGTACATTTTTGATTACAGCAATGTGAAACCTAAGCAGACACACCACTCCTGATTAACAGATGAggaactgaaacacaaagatGCAGAGACCAGTTTGGGCCTATATAATAAATAGGTGACATTCTGAGGTTTCAGACCTTATATGTAAGTTCTGCTATAAAACTGTAAAACATCAGACCCAGGAGGAgaaaacatttctcttccacacaCCAATCAGATTGCAATAGTAAGATTCCCACCTGAAGTTTTAAAGAGAAACCGTCATCTTGTTAAAAGCCAGACCCAAGAACCATATCCCCTTAGGACCTCAACATTTTTCATGATACAATTCCAGCCACTGAAAAGGAAAGGGCAAGACACATGCCATACTTACAGACTAGGATGCATTCTGCGATGACATGCCCATTAACCAGTGCAATTGGTGTCCTCTTCAGACAGAGGATCAAATACCCAGTAGAATTAACAAAAACActcaaaataaaaccccagaatGATAAACAACATTAATACTACAATATTCTTACTCTCAATGACATTCTGTAGTAGTGAATTCCATAAACATAGTTTGTGCTACATAAACCCATCACTTTCACCATTTGTGGATTCCTTTTCAGATCATTCCTCATTACTGTATCCCAGGGCACAATAAACTGCAGTCTAGAGGGCTGTGATAAAACAAAGTCACCCACACTGACGAAAGACAAGGTTTATCTACCAGAGGTGTGTTAAATGCTCCtcagaaagtcagaaaaatagaaattacaaAATTTGTAATTACAAAACCAGCATAGATTGCTTCTATATCAAAATGGTAAGCACACaggataaaatgaaaaagctaaaATCCAAAAATAGCACAAAACCCCCATCTCTTCATGAATAAATTTAGATCAGAATTTAGAGTAATACTTTGAACATTCAGGGAGTAGGAAACAGCTGTAACAGTGTCACAAGAGAAAGCATTGGAGGTCTGGCATTGAAGTTTTATGAACCGACTGCCTAACTAAAGTAGAAGATAGGACAAGACAACCCAAAAGTCCCTTCTAGTTCTAGATCTTCATTTGTGCTTTATCTAGCAAACTTCTCTTTGAAGAAGAAATCTTCTGTACTTTGTGAAACAATGGTTTCATCCATAGGAGAGAACAAAGCTTAGCTGTTAAAGGAACAGGGGTAATGACAGATGGGTGAGCACCTGTGCACACAACACATGGCACACATACTTGCCACACAAATTATTCAACCATACTCCTTACATATTTCGTCTACAAGGATATTCTAGGGTCACTACTTACATATAAACCAAACCTCTTCAGGCAAATCAGAAGCATGGCTGCAAATCTACAGAACTccattttcacaggaaaatatgATGTGATTTTAACATGATATACCAATTCAAAATTAATCATGtccaataaaaaaatatctcttcAAGATCTTAATGGCTGCATGGGGAGATAATGAGTGCCTTGCACAGTTTCTACCCAGAGCATAAATGTGGAAGATGACTACAAATCTGAAGGAATATAACTTCTCAGCACCCGGAACAccttaaaacattttctaaaacCCCACAAATAGTTTCAAAGCAACTCAAGATTAAATAGATGTGACAGGCTGTGACAGATACTAATTTCTATCTTCACTATTTAATTTGAGCCTATATAgtaccacacacacacaaatccaaCAGGCAATATTCACTACTCAAATTAAGTTTCCAGATCACTATAAAATATTACCCTTTTCCACACTGCTGCTAAAACACAACttatttccttggaaaaaaacaactcttCTGAACACAGACTATTCAGCTCTAGTAATACCAAACTCCCTTCTAGATGTCTATGAGGGATAAATCTCATCCAGTGtgtaacagaaaacacagaatcaaAATCACATATACTTAACTACACTGCATGCCTTCATTGTAGGccagaagaaaacactgaagtcaCCATGAGACTCACACCCAGGTAGGTTGTCCTCTATCCATTGACTTACCACTCTTGCAGTGAGAAATTGCAGTTAAACCCAGAAAGGTCTAGTATAGTTTTTCCAGCTTGAAatcatctttttctttgctccttAATACCTCTGAAAGTCTACAGTACTAGACAGTATCAGTATAAGAAAGCTGGAGCCTGACAGCATTGAAGACTCAGTTTGACTAATTGTATTTCACAGCAAATGAAGTCCACAGGTGCATTTACTACCAGCTGACAATGATTTCAGAACTAGTAACTGGTGTGACTGAGTGATGGAAAAGGTAAACATTACCCTAAAATGTACtaggaaaagataaaagagagaaagatttGCCAGTGCATTTCTCTAAACTATTGGTACACTACACAACAAATCCAGTAATTTTGGTCATCCATCTGAAAAACAGGTTAATGTCAGGTGAAATATTCTGAGATGGGTTCCTGTAGTCCTTATGTTAGGGAAGATTGAAAAATAATCTGCCTTTTTTGAcctaaaaagcaaaggaaaagacaaTATGTAACAACATTCTGCAAGGACATCAAGGCTAAACGCTACAGAGGGAGAAGAAGTGTCTAAAGTAAAACAAGTTTGGCACAATGACAAAAGGGATTATACCTGCTATGAATACATTCAGACTGGAAACTAGAAAGTGTCTAGCCGTCAGAGCTCAGAGTATGGTGTAGCCTCACAGTAGGaataacagaaggaaaataacctAATTAGTTTTAAGAGGGAGACTGAAAAGTTTAAGAATGTCTCAACAGCAGGGGACTGGATTTGGGAAGTGCCTTTTAGTCCTGCATTTCAAGCAGGAAGACTATAAGAGAAAACCAGAACCCGTATCTACATGAATTTCCATTCAGAAGCATTCTTGCAAATTAGTCTCATCAAATTTAACTAATCACACCTTTAGATCACAAACGTTATTAGAGATTTATGCAAGTGGCAGATACCTGTGTGTGCCAGACTATGTATTAATATCTGGAGTTATTAAGTAAGCCTCTATTTTACCACTGATATACTAATCTTTAAGAGGGGTAAGAAGCAATGCAACAGCAATATGGCAGGTTAAGTGAAGAGgatttggggtgggtttggacACCTGTGCCAGTGTTAGCATGAAAAGTAACGCACTGTACTAAGTCTGGTGTATAAGTTGAATTAAACTAtttgtaaatattatttttcttctgtgtgccATGTCTTCTGACCGCCAGTTCACAATGGTTCAAATGCAATTTTAGGGCCATttctacataaaaataaatcaaacaaaaaaaaaatccaagtttgatattttgttgttttaggggttttttttaatctgaaggaTTAGCTTCACCACTGTCATTTAGACATGAAAATTCATAGACATGACTAAAGAAAAATAGGTACAAAGAACACATGGGAACTGACATACTGCAGTGCATGTTAGTGTGTTCTCAAAACTTCAGAAAGGAGCTCCTATAACGCTGAAGTGAAATCCTATCTCCACTGAAGCAGTACTGTAGTCTTGATAAATATTTCATCCCTGAATTTTATTTCCAATGAAAGTGCATCAATAACTGTAATAAGTAAGAGTTCTGAGAGGGGCTGACTTCAGATGAACAGGAAAAGAATTAGCAGATGGTTGTTACTTGGGTTTGTTTTACACTACGCATGATGTGTAATTGCTACTATGACTTGAAGACCTTCTACCATTGTGTGTAACATCCATGCATGATTTTGCAAAATTAACTCTCCTACATAAGCACTATTTGTCTTTCCTTGACAGGGACCCAAAAGTTAAGTCCCCAAACCTACAAGGTTCATGGCCTCTGATTTGGTGGCTTTTTACCCAGGTGCCTTCTTTCACTCCCCAACACAGAAACCATGGTACAGTGAGCTGATACAAATTCCTTGAGCTCAGTAAGCAAATCTCactcaaaacccaaaccaacacgGTACCAACTGTGCAAAAGCAACAATGGAGTGACCACAGGGGTTTTTCATACCTGCTTTCACTCCAAGAGCGTGCCCATACTCCTCCCACCACTTCTCAGAGGCAAACAGCATGTCTGAGCATACAGTTCTCtgccaagaggaagcagagataaaGCCACCAGCATTGTACCAGGCAAAGGGCCCTGCCTAGGAGCAGccaggagccagcagtgctTCTCTCCACGCCCACATTCACACAAAGTGGGAAGGAAACCTTGCCCACACGCTGTCCCTCCCTAAATGTGCTGTTTAGGTGTGCAACTCTGCTCTCTCTGTAGGTACCCTCTGTCCCCTGAGACAGAAGCGATGAGATGATCCAGGGGTGCTACAAGGGGCAGCCTgcctccccctgcacccccaagGCCTCCCCACCGCTCCTGGCTACCCCTGGGGATGCCAGCAGCGGGACCACGTGTCCAGGAAACGAGGCACAGAGAAACCACGGCCCAAGCGGGGCCGACGGCCGACACTCTCCCCTCCCCGCGGCCACCATCCCTCCTGCGGCGGGCGCGGCGTGATGACGTCACAGGGGCCGCTCGCCTCCCCCAATGGCCGGGCCCGGCGCTCCCGCGCCTCTGAGGCAGCTCCAACATGGCCGCTGTGTCGGGAAGCCCGAGGCCGAGGCCGCGGTGTCCGGAGGGGCTTTTGGGGTTGGGGTGGTGCCGTGGGGGCCTTGCGTCTTTCAGGGGGTTGCTCCGGGCTCTGAGGGCTTCTGCAGCCTACGCCGGGTTATCTGCCTCACCGCACAGCCCTACGGAGGCTGCCCGGCCCAGAGCCTCTGCTGGCAGGCGTCGGAAGCCTCGGGGCTGTGGCCTCCCCCGGGCCCTTCCCTGGTGTCATGCTGAGCCTCACGGTAGCACTGCTTGCGTGGAGTGTGCGCCCTGGGTGAGGGAGCCAGCGCTGCCACAGCACCCAGGAAGGCACCCTGAGGCGGCCCAGTAAAGGACAGAGGGACTAAACCAAGCCAAGGATGACTGTGCGGGGGCTTGGCGTTTGCTGAAAGTGTTTCGTGGAGCTTGTGTTTCATGCTAGCCAGCAAGTGCCCCGCTATGCTCCATGCATGAGACAGATCGGCAACTGGAGAGTATGGGTTATCACAGCAGTTGTCAAATGTACTGCACAGTGCTGGTGTTTGAAGAGCTAAAGGGTGACATAAAGCTGGGTGCAGTGTGTGTTTGAAGCATGAGCCCTTTCTAAAATGTCTCTGTTGGAAAAAACTTAATGCAAGAGGGAGATGGCACTGATTTAATTTGGTATAGCTGCAGGTTTACTTTGGGCAGCAACCTAGGAAAATACTCCAGTAACAaaagaatggaaggaaaatgGCCCTCTTGGTTTGTATTGTCCCTGAGCCTTGCTAGTGGATAGTAACAGCACTGAACATCCTCcgagagagaaataaaagaccATCCCATATGCCAGCATGGCCTGCCTTCGGCCCAGCCTCACCCTTGGCTGGCTGCAGATTGTGTCTGCAGGCAGGTCAGGTTACCTCCTTGTATAGCCCTTgccatggcaggaggcaggaTCCTGGCTGAACAACTGCTCTGCTGTTAGGTTTAGTCCCACCATCCCCTACACTATTCAAAAATGGACCCTTAGTGAAGAGTTgtttagattttatttatttccctgaGAAAAAAACTCAAGCCTATCTATGCATTTTAATTGCTATGGAGATCTGATGCGAATTAGAGGTGACTTTATGCAGACAATCTACATCTTTCATTCATTTGCATGTGGCTTTTGCAACATTACCCTTTATGATAATCTGTCACAGCATTTGTATCCTGAGATATTTTTCTGGAAGCCTGGGGCTTGACAGGAAACCAGTTCCCAACACTGTGAGACATTTGCAGGAACTTGTTGCAGACTGTATTGTTCTGAAACCTGCACTTTCTTCCTCAGAACTGTCCACAGAAGTCCTCTGAATCATATTTGCATCTGCACGCTCCTGGAAAGCTGTGGAAAACCCACTCCCTCAGCCAGGCATATTGGACAAACCTGATTCTTCCTGCTGGATTTTACAAGCACAGACaaagtttgaaaacaaaacaaaaaattcatCAGTAAcaccagcagccctgctctgaacATGTGGGATGCTTCCCTGGATCCCTGCTCATTTCCTGGAGGGAAACTCAGACACACCATTTCAGGGCTGTCCTGCAGTGTGTGgaggcttttatttttcccctctctctccttcttttcttttccctccttccttgtgTTGATTTGTGGGGCCAGAATGACTTTGatttcagcaagtttgctgttTATTCACGTCACAAGTTTGACAGCTTTACACCAAATCAGATTGCTGGGTTTCAGGAGAGCTCTGAGGCGTCACTGGGAGCTCCTTTAGATTAAACTCGCCTCCCTggtttcccccctctccccctccttcAGAGCCATTTAAACCTCTCTGGGGCTTTAACAGAAACGTGCTCCCAAGACCTGCATTTCATTCTGCCACTAACATGGTAAGTGCTCTTTGCATTTCTCTCGACCTGGAGGCAGGAAAGGAGAAGATGGTTTCTTCGCCTTGTGGGCTTGCAGTAGGTTTTGTGCCTTCTTTAAGATGGTGAAGGAAGACGGTTCTCCTCTACCTGCAAGagcagtttctgctgctgtgccttcCCATGGGTGAGCAGATTGCCTGCTTGAGGTTCCAGGCTCTGCCGTTGCCTTGCAGAGATTTAGAGCTGGTGCAGATCAGGTTTAttgggaggagggaaaagggtGAATCCAGAGACAACTCAGGGTTTGCCACTGTACGGGCTGGGACTCCTGCAGAACTGCAGGGGCAGAAGAGAGTACTAGCAGCCTTGGAGGTGACACTGCTGGCTTTGTGCTGCTTCAGAGCTGAATCAAGCCCCCAAGGTGGGAGGAACGCCCTGGCCGAGGACAGCCTGGGTCTTCCCTTCCTCTTAAACTCACTCAGGACCGTAGTATTTCCCGAGGGATTGCAGGAAACTCAGCCACCTTCCTGGCATACCTTTCACTGGAGCCCCTCTGTGGCGGGGGGCTGCGGCGGGGGGAGCACTGCCCAGCGCCCAGCGGAGGCATCAGGGAGATATGGTGCCACGGGGCGGAGGGTGCGGGGGGAGAGCGGGCACCCAGGTCAGTGCTGGGAGCTCCCGCCCCTGGCAGAGGCAGCCGGGGCTGCGGGGCTCTCCGGCAGGTACCCGAGCAAACCCCGGCTGGGACAGAAGCAGGCGGGGAGCAGGGACCAGCCCGCAGCGCAGGGGTGCCTCTCGCCGGGATGCGGCGGGGCAGGAACGGGGCTGACACCGCCTCCCCTCGGGGCCCGCTGCAGCCCGGGGGCTGGCCGGGCGGGAGGGGATAACACAGTCTGCCGAGCGCCCCATCGCCATGGTCCCTTGCCTCCACAGAGCACCGGCCGGCCGTGCCCGGAGCCAGGGTTCGCCGGGGTCCCGGGCTGCGCCTGCCCCTGGTCCGTCCCAGCCGGTGTTTCCAAGGAGACCTGGGCTGCCGCCTGCACCGAGGAGCCGCCCCCAAGCCGGGGCCGGGGGGAAACGCGGCCGCCGGGTAAGTGCGCTCCCGCCGCCGGGAAGGGGGGTGGGCCCGGCCACGG from Lathamus discolor isolate bLatDis1 chromosome 3, bLatDis1.hap1, whole genome shotgun sequence encodes the following:
- the GMNC gene encoding geminin coiled-coil domain-containing protein 1; amino-acid sequence: MGEQIACLRFQALPLPCRDLELVQIRFIGRREKGESRDNSGFATVRAGTPAELQGQKRVLAALEVTLLALCCFRAESSPQGGRNALAEDSLGLPFLLNSLRTVVFPEGLQETQPPSWHTFHWSPSVAGGCGGGSTAQRPAEASGRYGATGRRVRGESGHPGQCWELPPLAEAAGAAGLSGRYPSKPRLGQKQAGSRDQPAAQGCLSPGCGGAGTGLTPPPLGARCSPGAGRAGGDNTVCRAPHRHGPLPPQSTGRPCPEPGFAGVPGCACPWSVPAGVSKETWAAACTEEPPPSRGRGETRPPGQFCSSQLGAQDAAWQGDQLSSQLYRNKQLQDTLLQKEEELARLHEENNNLRQYLNSALIKCLEEKAKKLLSCHGQKTCAILKSTKRRLKEYHCFAPQESPHASKARRNLFNEFTACEEQASPAVDSWVLQTLGLKDVNTIDETSANYSALSSDLGKDMYCLSAGEATDYDHSEGVSAAYSCSHLPSANNSTHPCSEDSPFLPQFSSAECVSSVPSISSLPACGLPYLTGSLSPNKTEMAFTTSLSPHRNVRTHTFHQGQAFVCRDDDGGWRFTWVPKQAE